From a region of the Mycobacteroides saopaulense genome:
- the ctaC gene encoding aa3-type cytochrome oxidase subunit II has protein sequence MTSRSGSRSSLLATVVLLGAASFLLSGCSVQEVLRFGWPEGITPEAHDYMAPLWTWAVVASLVVGVIVWALTFWTVAFHRHKPGDTEFPRQFGYNLPLELVLTVVPFLIIAVLFYFTVVVQNKVMHKDPNPEVVVDVTAFQWNWKFGYQKVAFKDGSLNYEGADPERKKAMTSKPEGKDAHGNELVGPVRGLNREDRTYLNFDKIETIGTSSEIPVLVLPSGKSVEFILASADVIHSFRVVPFLFTRDVMPEPKANNSDNVFQVSKILKEGAFVGRCVEMCGTYHSMMAFELRVVSPNDFKFYLEARKAGKTNAEALASIGQSPVSVTTRPFDGRRGELAPADNNAAKN, from the coding sequence GTGACGTCACGGTCCGGCTCACGGTCGTCCCTGCTGGCCACTGTGGTGCTGTTGGGCGCGGCGAGCTTCCTGCTCAGCGGTTGTAGCGTCCAAGAAGTACTGCGGTTCGGTTGGCCCGAGGGAATCACTCCCGAGGCTCACGACTACATGGCCCCCTTGTGGACCTGGGCGGTTGTCGCCTCGTTGGTCGTCGGTGTCATCGTGTGGGCCCTGACCTTCTGGACCGTCGCGTTCCACCGTCACAAGCCCGGCGATACCGAGTTCCCGCGTCAGTTCGGCTACAACCTGCCGCTGGAGCTGGTCCTGACGGTGGTGCCGTTCCTGATCATCGCGGTGCTCTTCTACTTCACGGTCGTGGTGCAGAACAAGGTCATGCACAAGGACCCGAACCCCGAGGTCGTCGTCGACGTCACCGCGTTCCAGTGGAACTGGAAGTTCGGCTACCAGAAGGTCGCGTTCAAGGACGGCAGCCTCAACTACGAGGGCGCCGACCCCGAGCGCAAGAAGGCGATGACCTCCAAGCCCGAGGGCAAGGACGCGCACGGCAACGAGCTCGTCGGCCCGGTGCGCGGCTTGAACCGCGAAGATCGCACCTACCTGAACTTCGACAAGATCGAGACCATCGGAACGTCGTCGGAGATCCCGGTGCTGGTGCTGCCCAGCGGCAAGAGCGTCGAGTTCATCCTGGCCTCTGCGGACGTCATCCACTCGTTCCGGGTGGTCCCGTTCCTGTTCACCCGCGACGTGATGCCCGAGCCCAAGGCCAACAACTCCGACAACGTCTTCCAGGTCAGCAAGATCCTGAAGGAAGGCGCGTTCGTGGGTCGCTGCGTCGAGATGTGCGGCACCTACCACTCGATGATGGCCTTCGAGCTGCGTGTGGTCAGCCCCAACGACTTCAAGTTCTACCTGGAAGCGCGCAAGGCCGGTAAGACCAATGCCGAGGCGCTGGCCTCGATCGGGCAATCGCCGGTCTCGGTCACCACCAGGCCATTCGACGGCCGTCGCGGCGAGCTTGCGCCGGCAGACAACAACGCGGCGAAGAACTAG
- a CDS encoding cytochrome c oxidase subunit 4, which translates to MHIEARLFEILTGFFALATVVYAVLTAMYANGGVEWAGTTAMVMTTGLSLIISTFFRFVARRLDTRPEDYEDAEIADGAGELGFYSPHSWWPLMIALAAATTAVGVALWLPWLIAAGAVFVLSAVAGLVFEYHIGAEKH; encoded by the coding sequence ATGCATATCGAAGCCCGACTCTTCGAAATCCTCACCGGGTTCTTCGCCCTGGCCACCGTCGTGTACGCGGTGCTCACCGCCATGTACGCCAACGGTGGTGTGGAGTGGGCGGGCACCACCGCCATGGTGATGACCACCGGTCTGTCGCTGATCATCTCGACGTTCTTCCGCTTCGTGGCCCGTCGTCTGGACACCCGTCCCGAGGACTACGAGGACGCCGAGATCGCTGACGGCGCCGGAGAGCTGGGTTTCTACAGCCCGCATAGCTGGTGGCCGCTCATGATTGCGCTGGCCGCCGCCACCACTGCTGTGGGCGTGGCGCTGTGGCTGCCGTGGCTGATTGCCGCCGGTGCGGTATTCGTCCTCAGTGCGGTCGCCGGCTTGGTCTTCGAGTACCACATCGGCGCGGAGAAGCACTAG
- a CDS encoding DUF2561 family protein: MPAGRLAKPLEAIAGPVRRSTPESVDRMLVGLCAVIWLAFVGMLVGAIVVIAGMGQDSGSSGSSWGIYIVIGVSLAVIVGAIPLLLRARKTAAQRTARGASKTAPKSKGSNVSREGDAPSGPPPAEASTEKLKTFGGLADHVSHVPKDYSGPGSPAYRAAAEVAAKSAVVDRLWLRATVGIAGAIGLALLAVVTGTYLLAVDSDTAAIVAFVFAGLITGAMGAIPWFTLKKLRELGASGSSEK; encoded by the coding sequence ATGCCAGCAGGTCGATTGGCCAAGCCACTGGAGGCGATTGCCGGCCCGGTGCGGCGTTCCACCCCCGAGTCCGTCGATCGGATGCTGGTCGGGCTGTGTGCGGTCATCTGGTTGGCTTTCGTCGGCATGCTGGTCGGTGCGATCGTCGTGATTGCCGGAATGGGGCAGGATTCGGGATCGTCCGGGTCGTCCTGGGGGATCTACATCGTCATCGGCGTGTCGCTGGCCGTCATCGTCGGGGCCATACCGCTGCTGTTGCGCGCTCGTAAGACGGCGGCCCAGCGCACGGCGCGGGGCGCATCGAAGACCGCGCCTAAGTCCAAGGGCAGCAACGTTTCCCGAGAGGGGGACGCACCGTCCGGTCCGCCTCCAGCGGAGGCCTCGACAGAGAAGCTCAAGACCTTCGGCGGTCTGGCCGATCATGTGAGTCATGTCCCCAAGGACTACAGCGGTCCCGGGTCGCCGGCATACCGCGCTGCCGCCGAGGTAGCGGCGAAATCGGCGGTTGTGGACCGGCTGTGGTTGCGGGCGACGGTGGGGATCGCGGGTGCGATCGGCCTTGCCCTGCTGGCGGTGGTCACCGGTACCTATTTGCTTGCGGTGGACAGTGATACTGCGGCCATCGTGGCCTTTGTGTTCGCCGGCCTGATCACCGGTGCGATGGGCGCGATCCCGTGGTTTACGTTGAAGAAGCTGCGTGAGCTCGGCGCCTCGGGGTCGTCCGAAAAGTAG
- a CDS encoding PPOX class F420-dependent oxidoreductase, whose amino-acid sequence MREMTREQWWAFATEGTRTGMLGLVRANGAPIVTPVWFLLNEGSDGDELIFMTGTDTLKGKAIRRDPRISLAVDDQRPPFSYVQFTAEAHLTSGHDELLDWATRIGARYMGAELAEQYGHRNAVPEESLVRARITKVIARAGIAE is encoded by the coding sequence ATGCGTGAGATGACCCGCGAGCAATGGTGGGCCTTCGCCACCGAGGGCACGCGCACCGGAATGCTCGGCCTGGTACGAGCCAACGGCGCCCCCATCGTGACGCCCGTCTGGTTTCTCCTGAACGAAGGTTCCGACGGGGACGAGCTGATCTTCATGACCGGCACGGACACCTTGAAGGGCAAGGCGATCCGGCGCGATCCACGTATCTCGCTGGCTGTCGACGACCAGCGGCCACCGTTCTCCTATGTCCAGTTCACCGCCGAAGCACACCTCACCAGCGGTCACGACGAGCTGCTGGACTGGGCGACCCGGATCGGTGCGCGCTACATGGGAGCCGAGCTGGCCGAGCAGTACGGCCACCGCAATGCGGTGCCCGAGGAATCACTTGTCCGGGCCAGGATTACCAAGGTGATCGCCCGCGCCGGCATCGCGGAGTAG
- the qcrB gene encoding cytochrome bc1 complex cytochrome b subunit encodes MSDRATDAVQKPSRIGKIAAAQGEAMDSRYHLAAGMKRQINKVFPTHWSFMLGEIALYSFIILLLSGVYLTLFFDPSMAEVTYNGVYQPLRGVQMSKAYETALNISFEVRGGLFVRQIHHWAALMFAASIMVHMARIFFTGAFRRPREANWVIGSLLLILAMFEGYFGYSLPDDLLSGIGLRAAMSSITLGVPVVGTWLHWALFGGDFPGNVFIPRMYALHILLIPAIILALIAVHLALVWYQKHTQFPGPGATEKNVVGVRILPVFALKGGSFFAFTTAILALMSGLLQINPIWLLGPYKPSQVSAGSQPDFYMMWTEGLARLWPAWELYIFGHTVPAVFAVALIMGVVFGLLTMYPFIEKKLTGDDAHHNLLQRPRDAPVRTAVGAAAISFYMILTLAAMNDIIALKFHISLNATTWIGRIGMVILPIVVYYLAYRWAIGLQRSDRAVLEHGIETGIIKRLPHGEYIELHQPLAGVDEHGHAIPLEYQGAAVPQRMNKLGSAGAPGTGSFLFADPADEQAALVEAEHEAHHKSLLALKEYQDGEPSTNGHGH; translated from the coding sequence ATGAGTGATCGAGCCACGGACGCCGTCCAAAAACCCTCTCGCATAGGCAAGATCGCCGCCGCCCAGGGCGAGGCGATGGACTCGCGGTACCACCTTGCCGCCGGGATGAAGCGACAGATCAACAAGGTCTTCCCGACCCACTGGTCGTTCATGCTCGGTGAGATCGCGCTGTACAGCTTCATCATCCTGCTGCTCTCGGGCGTGTACCTGACGCTGTTCTTCGACCCGTCGATGGCCGAGGTCACCTACAACGGCGTGTACCAGCCGCTGCGCGGTGTGCAGATGTCCAAGGCCTACGAAACAGCGCTGAACATCAGCTTCGAGGTTCGCGGCGGACTGTTCGTGCGCCAGATTCACCACTGGGCCGCCCTGATGTTCGCGGCCTCGATCATGGTGCACATGGCGCGCATCTTCTTCACCGGTGCGTTCCGCCGTCCCCGCGAAGCCAACTGGGTCATCGGCTCGCTGCTGCTGATCCTGGCAATGTTCGAGGGTTACTTCGGCTACTCGCTGCCCGATGACCTGCTCTCCGGCATCGGCCTGCGTGCCGCGATGTCGTCCATCACGCTGGGTGTCCCGGTCGTCGGCACCTGGCTGCACTGGGCGCTGTTCGGCGGCGACTTCCCGGGCAACGTGTTCATCCCACGCATGTACGCGCTGCACATCCTGCTGATCCCGGCGATCATCCTGGCGCTCATCGCCGTTCACCTGGCCCTCGTCTGGTACCAGAAGCACACCCAGTTCCCCGGACCCGGTGCCACCGAGAAGAACGTCGTCGGTGTGCGGATCCTGCCGGTGTTCGCGCTCAAGGGTGGTTCGTTCTTCGCCTTCACCACCGCCATCCTGGCGCTGATGAGTGGTCTGCTGCAGATCAACCCCATCTGGCTGCTGGGCCCCTACAAGCCGTCCCAGGTGTCCGCGGGCAGCCAGCCGGACTTCTACATGATGTGGACCGAGGGTCTGGCCCGTCTGTGGCCCGCGTGGGAGCTGTACATCTTCGGACACACCGTGCCGGCGGTCTTCGCAGTCGCCCTGATCATGGGTGTGGTCTTCGGACTGCTGACGATGTACCCGTTCATCGAGAAGAAGCTCACCGGTGACGATGCGCACCACAACCTGTTGCAGCGTCCGCGTGACGCCCCGGTACGCACCGCCGTTGGCGCGGCAGCGATCTCCTTCTACATGATCCTGACGCTGGCCGCGATGAACGACATCATCGCGCTCAAGTTCCACATCTCGCTGAACGCGACCACGTGGATCGGCCGCATCGGCATGGTGATCTTGCCGATCGTGGTCTACTACCTCGCCTACCGATGGGCCATCGGCCTACAGCGCAGCGACCGCGCGGTCCTAGAGCACGGCATCGAAACCGGCATCATCAAGCGACTGCCACACGGCGAGTACATCGAGCTGCACCAGCCACTGGCCGGTGTCGACGAGCACGGCCACGCCATCCCCCTGGAATACCAGGGCGCAGCGGTACCTCAGCGCATGAACAAGCTCGGATCGGCCGGCGCACCCGGCACCGGCTCGTTCCTGTTCGCCGACCCCGCCGACGAGCAAGCCGCACTGGTGGAAGCCGAACACGAGGCACACCACAAGTCGCTGCTCGCCCTCAAGGAGTACCAGGACGGCGAACCGTCGACGAACGGTCACGGCCACTAG
- the qcrA gene encoding cytochrome bc1 complex Rieske iron-sulfur subunit, with product MSDADKPEIPSAEQLASMSRDELVKLGTNLDGVEIVYREPRWPVEGTKAEKRAERQIALWFALGGVFGLALLGVFLFWPWEYKPLGDPGNAVYNLATPLYGLTLGLSVLSLGIGAVLYTKKFIPQEISIQDRHDGPGSSEVDRKTIVAQLQDTLDTSTLPRRKMIIRALGFGVGAMGAGATVALIGGIIKNPWARVVPTANGKQPVLLTSGWTPRYKGETIYLGRAVGSSSNVLLKIRPEDIDAGGMETVFPWRESDGDGTTVESHEKLSHIQMGVRNPVMIIRVRPVDMPKVIKRKGQESFNYGDLFAYTKICSHLGCPTSLFEQQTYRILCPCHQSQFDALHFAKPIFGPAARALAQLPITVDKDGYLVANGDFVEPVGPAFWERKS from the coding sequence GTGAGTGACGCTGACAAGCCAGAGATCCCGAGCGCCGAGCAGCTCGCGAGCATGAGCCGCGACGAGTTGGTCAAGCTTGGTACCAATCTCGACGGTGTCGAGATTGTCTACCGCGAGCCGCGCTGGCCGGTCGAGGGCACCAAGGCCGAGAAGCGCGCGGAGCGTCAGATCGCGCTGTGGTTCGCCCTCGGTGGTGTGTTCGGACTCGCCCTGCTCGGGGTGTTCCTGTTCTGGCCGTGGGAGTACAAGCCGCTGGGCGATCCCGGCAACGCGGTCTACAACCTGGCCACGCCGTTGTACGGCCTGACGCTGGGCCTGTCGGTGCTCTCGCTGGGTATCGGTGCGGTGCTGTACACCAAGAAGTTCATCCCGCAGGAGATCTCGATCCAGGACCGTCACGACGGCCCGGGATCCTCCGAGGTGGACCGCAAGACCATCGTCGCGCAGCTGCAGGACACCCTGGACACCTCGACGCTTCCCCGTCGCAAGATGATCATCCGAGCCCTGGGCTTCGGTGTCGGCGCCATGGGTGCCGGTGCCACAGTCGCCCTCATCGGCGGCATCATCAAGAACCCCTGGGCGCGCGTGGTTCCCACCGCCAACGGCAAGCAGCCCGTGCTGCTCACCAGCGGCTGGACCCCGCGGTACAAGGGCGAGACCATCTACCTCGGACGGGCCGTGGGCAGCAGCTCCAATGTCCTGCTCAAGATCCGTCCCGAGGACATCGACGCCGGCGGCATGGAGACCGTGTTCCCCTGGCGCGAGTCCGATGGCGATGGCACCACCGTGGAATCGCACGAGAAGCTGTCGCACATCCAGATGGGCGTGCGTAACCCCGTCATGATCATCCGGGTGCGGCCCGTCGACATGCCCAAGGTGATCAAGCGCAAGGGACAGGAAAGCTTCAACTACGGCGACCTGTTCGCGTACACCAAGATCTGCTCGCACCTGGGTTGCCCCACATCGCTTTTCGAGCAGCAGACCTACCGCATCCTGTGCCCGTGCCACCAGTCGCAGTTCGATGCGCTGCACTTCGCCAAGCCCATCTTCGGGCCGGCCGCCCGCGCGCTGGCGCAGCTGCCGATCACCGTCGACAAGGACGGATACCTCGTCGCCAACGGCGACTTCGTTGAACCCGTCGGACCCGCATTCTGGGAGCGCAAATCATGA
- the qcrC gene encoding cytochrome bc1 complex diheme cytochrome c subunit, producing MPDGPKTQPSPVKGAQQVSVEPVKDTAAKNRARRKFRRRVSAGLLLLIALVVAGGLASTFTPTPQVAVADEDKSALLRTGKQLYETSCITCHGANLQGVPDRGPSLIGVGEAAVYFQVSTGRMPAMRNEAQAQRKDPIFDEEQTDALGAYIQANGGGPQVIRDADGAVAQESLRGNNIARGGDLFRLNCASCHNFTGRGGALSSGKFAPELDPASEAQIYTAMLTGPQNMPKFSDRQLTPEEKKDIVAYVRASAETPDPGGYGLGGFGPSSEGMAMWIIGIVAAIAAALWIGARA from the coding sequence ATGCCCGACGGCCCAAAGACCCAGCCCAGCCCGGTGAAGGGAGCACAACAGGTGAGCGTGGAGCCCGTAAAGGACACAGCCGCCAAGAATCGCGCACGCCGCAAGTTCCGCCGTCGCGTCTCAGCAGGTTTGCTGCTGCTGATCGCACTGGTGGTTGCGGGCGGCTTGGCCTCTACCTTCACGCCAACCCCGCAGGTCGCGGTGGCCGACGAGGACAAGTCGGCCCTGCTGCGTACCGGCAAGCAGCTGTACGAAACCTCGTGCATCACCTGCCACGGCGCCAACCTGCAAGGTGTGCCCGACCGCGGCCCCAGCCTCATCGGCGTGGGCGAGGCGGCCGTCTACTTCCAGGTCTCCACCGGACGTATGCCGGCCATGCGCAACGAGGCTCAGGCCCAGCGCAAGGACCCGATCTTCGACGAAGAGCAGACCGACGCCCTGGGCGCCTACATCCAGGCCAACGGTGGCGGCCCGCAGGTGATTCGCGATGCCGATGGTGCGGTGGCGCAGGAGTCGCTGCGCGGCAACAACATCGCCCGCGGTGGCGATCTGTTCCGCCTGAACTGCGCGTCATGCCACAACTTCACCGGCCGCGGTGGAGCGCTCTCGTCGGGTAAGTTCGCCCCCGAACTCGACCCGGCCAGCGAGGCGCAGATCTACACCGCGATGCTGACCGGACCGCAGAACATGCCCAAGTTCTCCGATCGTCAGCTCACCCCCGAAGAGAAGAAGGACATCGTCGCGTATGTCCGCGCTTCGGCCGAGACCCCCGATCCGGGCGGTTACGGCCTGGGGGGCTTCGGCCCGTCCTCTGAGGGCATGGCCATGTGGATCATCGGCATCGTCGCCGCCATCGCCGCGGCACTGTGGATTGGAGCACGCGCGTGA